Part of the Virgibacillus necropolis genome, AACCATTCTAAAGTTCTCATGTTCAGCTGCCAAAATAAATGTTTGTAATGTACGAATGTCCATTAACTCACCTCAATCAATAAGAATTATTAATCATTATACTAAAAATAATTAAATTTTAATAATCATTTTACTCCTATATAATGAAATCATAACAAAGGGGGGAGATAGCAATGTATCAACCAGGTTTAAAAGGGGTAGTCGCTGTCGAAACGGAATTAAGTAATATTGATGGAGAAGAGGGCATTTTGACTTATCGTGGAATGGCAATTCACGATATTGTACAGAATTATTCTTTTGAAGAAGCAGCATTCTATTTATTACATGGTACATTTCCATCAGAAAAAGAATTGCAGGGATTTCAATCACATTTAAATAAATATCGTTATATGCCACCATATCTTCAACAAATAATTGATCAATTACCAATTGAGCAAGAGATGATGGATGTTTTACGAACAGCAATATCTGCCGTAACATTTTATCAAGATGATACCCATGACACTGCTATTCAATTGATAGCTATGATGCCAACGATTATTGCATGTCGCTTTAGACATTCACAAAATAAATCTTTTATTGTTCCTGATAATAACTTACAGCATGTTGAAAATTTCATGTATATGCTTACAGAAAATGTGGATTCCACACATGTTAAAATGCTTGAAGCTTATTTGATTATGACAATGGAACATGGTCTAAATGCATCAACATTTGCAGCTAGAGTAACAAAATCAACACAAAGTGATATAATCTCAGCCATTACAAGTGCGATTGGTACCATGAAAGGACCGTTGCATGGTGGTGCGCCATCCGGAGTTATTGATTTACTTAATGAAATTGAGACGAAAGATAATATATACGAAACAATTCATAGTAAACTGAAAAATAAAGAAAGAATTATGGGATTTGGCCATCGAGTATATAAAACCGTAGATCCACGTGCTGAAGCATTAAAACAAATCATTTTAGGATTAGAAAATAGACCCGAATGGATTGAGTTAGCGTTACAAACAGAAATAGCAACAATTGATATGTTAAAGAAATATAAACCAAATCAGCAATTATATACAAATGTGGAATATTACGCAGCTGCAATAATGAAATCGTTAGAAATTGACCCAAATTTATTTACGGCCATATTTAGTTCCAGTCGAATTGTCGGTTGGTGTGCGCATGCAATTGAACAAGAATCAAACAATACAATATTTAGACCGGCAGCAAAATATATTGGTAAATAAAACGAAATCTCATGCTACGTGAACCTAAGCATGAGATTTTTGAAATTATCTCACTATCACAAGTATACTTGTTTTTGAGACGAAAATAATCGTAATTTTTGTGAGTGCCTATAATAGATATTATGTCTACTCGAAGAAATATAAAATAAATGTA contains:
- a CDS encoding citrate/2-methylcitrate synthase encodes the protein MYQPGLKGVVAVETELSNIDGEEGILTYRGMAIHDIVQNYSFEEAAFYLLHGTFPSEKELQGFQSHLNKYRYMPPYLQQIIDQLPIEQEMMDVLRTAISAVTFYQDDTHDTAIQLIAMMPTIIACRFRHSQNKSFIVPDNNLQHVENFMYMLTENVDSTHVKMLEAYLIMTMEHGLNASTFAARVTKSTQSDIISAITSAIGTMKGPLHGGAPSGVIDLLNEIETKDNIYETIHSKLKNKERIMGFGHRVYKTVDPRAEALKQIILGLENRPEWIELALQTEIATIDMLKKYKPNQQLYTNVEYYAAAIMKSLEIDPNLFTAIFSSSRIVGWCAHAIEQESNNTIFRPAAKYIGK